From Humisphaera borealis, the proteins below share one genomic window:
- a CDS encoding Kelch repeat-containing protein translates to MKIDRRTATMKQAVVSALEGLERRILFAAAYQQGTGGNALMSMEAEAYDAAVAQGGKTWTAYTGAGFSGTGARQATPNTGANIDAGYLTGSPRLDFRVNFARTGTHYVWVRGLGATDQDNSLHVGLDGVAPTTSDKLTFPNTSYGWSRATMDGPIATINVPTTGLHTISIWMREDGVVADKIVLTASSTYTPTGTGPAVSSRVDVPVPLSTVTIAATDASASEAAGNPGAFTVSRSGGDTTQALVVGYVVSGTATNGTDYSTLGSTVTIPAGATTAVINVVPVDDTAVEASETVTLTLASSVAYTLGAATFGTVTIADNDTAVPPPPPPPPPAGQTPFGGVAWAVPGKIEAENFDDGGEGVAFHDADTVNGGGAYRTTAVDIEATTDTGGGFNIGRIVAGEWLEYTVNIATAGSYDLGIRFATASGGGTAHLEVDGVATGGSITLPGTGGWQTWQTVSKPGLNLTAGQHVLRLAFDASAGGDIGNLNWLTLTASPTVPPPPPPPPPAGQLPFGGAAWALPGKIEVENFDEGGEGIAYHDTDTTNVSGAYRASGVDVEAITDAGPGYAVGHASVGEWLEYTVNVATSGTYDVSVRASADAGYGGTFHIEVDGANVTGAMALSPTGGWQTYATIIKTGVALTAGSHVVRIAFDATNSGGDIGNFDWVQFTSTANPAPTSPFAWNAIAPSPISRGEGQAAVVNGKLYAFGGFYNDLFLATTRCDVYDPSNNTWTRIADMPEPVTHAGTVVVGTTVWFVGGFLGDNPGPEIASVWKYDTLTNTWSAGPSLPASRAGGGAALVGSEIHFFGGRSRTLALGDMDYGDHWVLPVNGGTTWESRAAMPNPRNHLAGAAVNGLVYAIGGQHLADEFGGNQVELDAYNPTTNTWTRLADLSVARGHISSSVLVRNGRILVIGGTVNGDLPSSDIAEYDPATNAWSKLQSLPQGRKTPVAGLIGDKLFVVGGDSPNPVAGGWVGQISKTWSTGTPLPVALGEVAGGVIAGKMYIVGEGSSATLAYNISTGAWQSNLAVRPFVGNHHVAEVVSGRLYLIGGLGGSSEGKVQIYNPLTNTWSTGANMPFAAGSSSSAVINGEIFVAGGIIGSSTTNQVAKYNPQTNAWTLLAAMPQGVNHAASATDGTRLYVFGGRDGGNIPSNGFNYTQVYDPATNTWTSSGSGAPLAPLPQARGGTGKAVFANGEFYVMGGETSTGAGATANKVYSRVDIYNPLTNTWRVGSPMPTARHGIFPLYFAGRAYLAGGGTQAGASTSNLLEIYDLN, encoded by the coding sequence ATGAAAATCGATAGACGCACGGCGACGATGAAACAGGCGGTTGTATCGGCTTTGGAAGGGCTGGAGCGGCGAATCCTGTTTGCGGCGGCATATCAGCAAGGAACGGGCGGTAATGCCCTGATGTCCATGGAGGCCGAGGCCTACGATGCCGCCGTCGCCCAGGGGGGCAAGACCTGGACCGCGTATACGGGTGCCGGCTTCAGCGGCACGGGCGCACGGCAGGCGACGCCAAACACCGGAGCCAATATCGATGCCGGTTACCTGACGGGTAGCCCGCGGCTCGACTTCCGCGTGAACTTCGCCCGCACCGGAACCCACTACGTTTGGGTTCGCGGTCTGGGTGCCACGGATCAGGACAATAGTCTTCATGTCGGCCTCGACGGCGTCGCTCCCACCACGTCTGACAAGCTGACTTTTCCGAACACGAGCTACGGCTGGTCGCGAGCCACGATGGACGGGCCCATCGCGACGATCAACGTTCCGACGACGGGCCTGCACACCATCAGCATCTGGATGCGCGAAGACGGCGTTGTCGCCGACAAGATCGTGCTGACGGCGTCGTCCACCTATACACCCACCGGCACCGGGCCGGCGGTCAGTTCGCGTGTCGATGTTCCCGTACCGCTGTCCACCGTCACCATCGCGGCAACGGATGCCTCCGCGTCTGAAGCGGCGGGCAATCCGGGCGCGTTCACCGTGAGTCGCAGCGGCGGCGATACGACACAAGCTCTTGTCGTCGGCTACGTCGTCAGCGGTACTGCCACGAACGGGACCGACTACAGCACCCTCGGTTCCACCGTCACTATTCCGGCCGGTGCGACGACCGCGGTGATCAATGTTGTCCCCGTCGACGACACCGCCGTCGAAGCAAGCGAAACGGTGACGCTGACGCTGGCGTCGTCGGTCGCGTACACGCTGGGCGCGGCGACGTTCGGCACCGTCACAATCGCCGACAATGACACCGCTGTTCCGCCGCCACCACCACCACCACCACCCGCTGGTCAGACGCCCTTCGGAGGCGTCGCCTGGGCGGTACCCGGGAAGATCGAAGCCGAGAACTTCGACGACGGCGGCGAAGGCGTCGCCTTTCATGACGCCGACACCGTCAACGGCGGCGGTGCCTACCGCACGACCGCCGTCGATATTGAGGCGACCACCGATACCGGTGGCGGCTTCAACATCGGCCGGATCGTCGCCGGTGAATGGCTCGAATACACCGTGAACATCGCCACCGCCGGGTCTTACGACTTGGGCATCCGCTTCGCGACGGCCAGCGGCGGTGGCACCGCGCACCTGGAAGTTGACGGCGTCGCGACCGGCGGGTCGATCACGCTGCCCGGCACTGGCGGCTGGCAGACCTGGCAGACGGTGAGCAAGCCCGGCCTTAACCTGACCGCCGGCCAGCATGTCCTGCGGCTGGCGTTTGATGCATCGGCCGGTGGAGATATCGGCAACCTGAACTGGCTCACGCTGACGGCATCACCGACCGTTCCGCCTCCGCCACCACCGCCTCCGCCCGCGGGCCAGCTACCCTTTGGCGGTGCGGCATGGGCCCTGCCCGGCAAGATCGAAGTCGAGAACTTCGACGAAGGGGGCGAGGGTATTGCTTACCATGACACGGACACCACCAATGTCAGCGGCGCCTATCGCGCGTCCGGCGTCGATGTCGAGGCGATCACCGACGCCGGTCCCGGCTACGCCGTCGGCCACGCCTCGGTCGGCGAATGGCTCGAGTACACGGTCAATGTCGCGACATCGGGAACGTACGACGTCTCTGTCCGCGCCTCCGCCGACGCTGGCTATGGCGGCACTTTCCACATCGAAGTGGATGGCGCCAACGTCACCGGCGCGATGGCGCTCAGTCCCACCGGTGGCTGGCAGACCTATGCCACCATCATCAAGACGGGTGTTGCCCTTACCGCCGGCAGCCACGTCGTCCGTATTGCCTTCGACGCTACCAACAGCGGCGGCGATATCGGGAACTTCGACTGGGTGCAGTTCACATCCACGGCTAATCCGGCCCCGACTTCGCCCTTCGCCTGGAATGCCATCGCGCCATCCCCGATTTCCCGAGGCGAAGGACAGGCAGCCGTCGTGAACGGCAAGCTCTACGCGTTCGGCGGGTTCTACAACGACCTGTTCCTCGCGACCACCCGTTGCGACGTCTACGACCCCTCGAACAATACCTGGACACGCATCGCCGACATGCCGGAGCCCGTGACGCATGCCGGTACCGTTGTCGTTGGCACCACCGTCTGGTTTGTCGGCGGCTTCCTCGGCGACAACCCCGGCCCGGAAATTGCCAGCGTCTGGAAGTACGACACGCTGACCAACACCTGGTCCGCCGGACCGAGCCTGCCCGCGTCGCGGGCCGGTGGTGGCGCGGCACTGGTCGGTTCGGAAATCCACTTCTTCGGTGGACGCTCCCGCACCCTCGCCCTGGGCGACATGGACTACGGCGACCATTGGGTCCTCCCCGTGAATGGCGGCACGACCTGGGAGTCGCGTGCCGCGATGCCGAATCCGCGCAATCACCTTGCCGGCGCGGCCGTCAACGGCCTGGTGTACGCCATCGGCGGACAGCACCTGGCAGACGAGTTCGGCGGCAACCAGGTCGAGCTCGATGCCTACAACCCCACGACCAACACCTGGACCCGTCTGGCCGATCTTTCCGTCGCCCGCGGGCACATCAGTTCGTCCGTGCTCGTCCGCAACGGGCGCATCCTGGTCATTGGCGGTACGGTCAACGGCGACCTCCCGAGTAGCGACATTGCCGAGTACGACCCCGCCACCAACGCCTGGAGCAAGCTCCAGTCGCTTCCCCAAGGCCGTAAGACCCCCGTCGCGGGCCTTATCGGAGACAAGCTGTTCGTCGTCGGTGGAGACAGCCCCAACCCGGTGGCTGGCGGGTGGGTCGGACAAATCTCCAAAACCTGGTCTACGGGCACACCCCTTCCGGTGGCGCTCGGCGAAGTCGCGGGCGGTGTCATTGCCGGCAAGATGTACATCGTCGGCGAGGGAAGCTCGGCCACGCTGGCGTACAACATTTCCACCGGTGCCTGGCAAAGCAATCTTGCCGTCCGACCCTTCGTCGGCAATCACCACGTCGCCGAAGTTGTCAGCGGCAGGCTCTACCTGATCGGCGGCCTCGGCGGATCCTCCGAAGGCAAGGTGCAGATCTACAACCCGCTTACCAATACTTGGTCGACCGGAGCCAACATGCCGTTTGCCGCGGGCAGCAGCAGCTCCGCTGTCATCAACGGAGAGATCTTCGTCGCCGGCGGGATCATCGGCTCGTCCACCACCAATCAGGTGGCCAAGTACAATCCGCAAACCAACGCCTGGACCCTGCTGGCGGCGATGCCACAGGGTGTGAACCATGCCGCCTCGGCGACTGACGGAACCCGGCTTTACGTCTTCGGCGGTCGAGACGGTGGCAACATCCCGTCCAACGGGTTCAACTACACACAGGTTTACGACCCGGCCACCAATACCTGGACCTCCAGCGGTAGCGGCGCGCCGCTGGCGCCGCTTCCCCAGGCCCGCGGCGGCACCGGAAAAGCCGTGTTCGCTAACGGCGAGTTCTATGTCATGGGCGGCGAGACCTCGACCGGCGCCGGCGCCACGGCCAACAAAGTCTACAGCCGGGTCGACATCTACAACCCGCTGACAAACACCTGGCGGGTCGGGTCGCCCATGCCCACCGCCAGGCACGGAATCTTCCCGCTCTACTTCGCAGGCAGGGCGTACCTGGCCGGCGGCGGGACCCAGGCCGGCGCGTCCACCTCCAACCTGCTGGAGATATACGACCTCAACTGA
- a CDS encoding Kelch repeat-containing protein has protein sequence MKSRKRQSSVERAAASAVEVLERRVMFAVSYQQSTAANALVSMEAEGFDASVAQGGRSWQAYTAAGFTGTGALRAMPNTGGQIDSGYLTNSPRLDFNVNFTRTGTHYIWVRGFGASGNDDSLHVGLDGVAPTSSDRLTFPNRTYGWSRSTMDGPVATINVTTTGVHKINLWMREDGVIADKIVLTSSSAYIPTGTGPAVSVRADIPAPKPAVTLATTDGAASETAGNPGTLTVTRTGGVNTLPLVVNYTVGGTATNGSDYATLTGSVTIAAGAASAVITLNPTDDAEVEPAETATVTLSAAAAYTLGGTTFGTVTIADNDIAVPPPPPPPPVTQSPFGGTAWAVPGTIEAENFDDGGEGVAFHDTDPTNVSGSYRSTGVDVESASDTGGGFNIGHISAGEWLEYTVNIAAAGQYDLGVRFATAGGGGTAHLEVDGLAAGGAIVLPNTGGWQTWQTVAGPRLTLSAGQHVLRFAFDASAGGDIGNLNWLSLTDAPTVPPPPPPPPIGQTPFGGTPWALPGTIQFENFDEGGAGISYQDSDPTNVGGSYRSTGVDIEPSGDTDSGFALGHVTAGEWLEYTVNIASAGQYNLGVRFASSNLGGSAHLEVDGVQTGGSLALTSTGGWQTWQTFALNGLTLPAGQHVLRFSLDSSAGGDIGNLNWFQLTAVPTVPPPPPPGTPVAPPWPTNWQSAADAPSPRFEAAGTVVGTKIYVFGGFKNSDFQVDRTYAAYDTATNTWATLGTMPVGMAESHAGIAYDDSRYIYFAGGLSGDFQFNVSPPQVISDDLWRYDTISNSFTQIGDLPAPRGAGALDLIGRTLHYFGGFNADQVTDVGDHWVYNLDIGAWTSAAPMPNPKDHFSSAVLNGKIYAFGGEHGHHTLHLQQTDMHVYDPATDTWTQLASMPLGKSHIESGSFVLDGKIVMAGGQTDNFDSTTSVVAYDPSANAWTTLAPLPVQRQGSVIRAVGNAVYMVTGAVYTAGPLSTVFVGQLPGTTTQTTVPLRLGATPSGSGGMASTSQQATARMNGAVFGKTVYTVADDGTVLARSLTSNVAREVAPASARAVAGTVGSVIAVGRKLWVFGGDGDAAGKVQSFNTRNARWSKPKSMPFAAVDPAVTADGKSVYVVGGIVQGKASNAGARFNTASGKWTLISDMPLARGSASALASSDRLYVSAGITTDENGNISPVTDDSLQVYDRKTKKWSAFGAAGWPAHPPGCGCGCAGGVAYGG, from the coding sequence ATGAAATCACGGAAGCGTCAGTCGAGTGTCGAACGGGCCGCTGCGTCGGCGGTTGAAGTCCTGGAACGCCGGGTGATGTTCGCCGTGTCGTACCAGCAGTCGACGGCGGCCAATGCACTGGTCTCGATGGAGGCCGAAGGATTCGACGCCTCGGTGGCCCAGGGCGGCCGGAGCTGGCAGGCGTACACCGCCGCCGGGTTCACGGGTACCGGCGCGCTCCGCGCCATGCCCAACACCGGCGGCCAGATCGATTCCGGGTACCTGACGAACAGCCCGCGGCTGGACTTCAACGTCAATTTCACCCGCACTGGAACCCACTACATCTGGGTGCGCGGTTTCGGGGCCAGCGGCAACGACGACAGCCTGCACGTCGGGCTCGACGGCGTCGCGCCGACGTCTTCGGACCGACTGACCTTCCCGAACCGGACTTACGGCTGGTCGAGGTCCACCATGGATGGCCCGGTCGCCACCATCAACGTGACGACCACTGGCGTTCACAAGATCAATCTGTGGATGCGGGAAGACGGCGTCATCGCCGACAAGATCGTCCTGACCTCGTCCTCCGCCTACATACCGACCGGGACCGGGCCAGCCGTCAGCGTGCGAGCGGACATCCCGGCCCCCAAACCGGCTGTCACGCTGGCGACGACCGACGGTGCAGCCTCCGAAACCGCCGGCAATCCCGGCACGCTTACCGTCACCCGTACCGGCGGCGTTAACACGCTGCCACTGGTCGTGAACTACACTGTTGGCGGGACAGCGACCAACGGCAGCGACTATGCAACGCTCACCGGCAGCGTCACCATCGCCGCCGGCGCCGCATCGGCCGTGATCACCTTGAATCCGACCGACGACGCAGAGGTCGAGCCGGCTGAGACAGCAACAGTCACGCTTTCGGCCGCCGCGGCCTACACGCTGGGCGGGACGACTTTCGGCACCGTGACGATTGCCGACAACGACATCGCCGTACCGCCGCCGCCGCCACCTCCGCCGGTCACCCAGTCGCCGTTCGGCGGAACGGCGTGGGCGGTGCCGGGGACGATCGAGGCGGAAAACTTCGACGACGGCGGGGAAGGCGTTGCGTTCCACGATACCGACCCGACGAACGTCAGCGGCAGTTATCGCTCGACCGGCGTCGACGTCGAGAGTGCGTCGGATACTGGCGGCGGCTTCAACATCGGGCACATCAGTGCCGGTGAGTGGCTCGAGTACACCGTTAACATTGCCGCCGCGGGCCAATACGACCTGGGCGTCCGTTTTGCCACCGCTGGTGGCGGCGGCACCGCCCACCTTGAGGTGGACGGTCTGGCCGCCGGCGGCGCCATCGTGCTGCCGAACACCGGCGGATGGCAGACTTGGCAGACCGTCGCCGGCCCGCGCCTTACCCTCAGCGCCGGTCAGCACGTGCTTCGCTTCGCGTTCGATGCCTCCGCCGGCGGCGACATCGGAAACCTCAACTGGCTTTCGCTGACCGATGCGCCGACCGTTCCGCCGCCGCCTCCACCACCTCCCATCGGTCAGACCCCGTTCGGCGGCACGCCTTGGGCACTGCCCGGCACGATCCAGTTCGAGAACTTCGACGAAGGCGGCGCGGGCATCAGTTATCAGGATTCCGATCCCACCAACGTCGGCGGTTCCTACCGCTCGACCGGCGTAGACATCGAACCTTCCGGAGACACCGACAGCGGGTTCGCCCTCGGCCATGTCACGGCCGGGGAATGGCTCGAATACACCGTCAATATCGCTTCCGCCGGCCAGTACAACCTGGGCGTCCGGTTCGCCAGCAGTAACCTCGGCGGCAGCGCCCATCTCGAAGTGGACGGCGTGCAGACCGGTGGAAGCCTGGCCCTGACGAGCACCGGCGGATGGCAGACCTGGCAGACCTTCGCGCTCAACGGCCTGACCTTGCCGGCCGGCCAGCACGTACTTCGCTTTTCGCTCGATTCCAGTGCCGGCGGCGACATCGGGAACCTGAACTGGTTTCAGTTGACCGCCGTTCCCACCGTGCCACCGCCGCCGCCTCCCGGCACGCCGGTCGCGCCCCCGTGGCCGACCAACTGGCAATCTGCTGCCGACGCACCCAGTCCGCGGTTCGAAGCCGCGGGCACCGTGGTGGGTACCAAGATCTACGTCTTCGGCGGCTTCAAGAACAGCGATTTTCAGGTCGATCGAACCTACGCAGCCTACGACACCGCCACCAATACCTGGGCCACGCTGGGCACAATGCCCGTGGGCATGGCCGAGTCCCACGCCGGCATCGCCTATGACGACAGCCGCTACATCTACTTCGCCGGCGGCCTGAGCGGCGATTTCCAGTTCAACGTCTCGCCGCCCCAGGTGATCAGCGACGACCTGTGGCGTTACGACACGATATCGAACAGCTTCACCCAGATCGGCGACCTGCCCGCGCCCCGAGGCGCCGGCGCGCTCGATCTGATCGGGCGTACGCTTCACTACTTCGGCGGGTTCAATGCCGATCAGGTTACCGACGTCGGCGACCACTGGGTCTACAACCTCGACATCGGTGCCTGGACGTCCGCGGCCCCGATGCCCAATCCGAAGGATCACTTCAGCTCCGCCGTTTTGAACGGAAAGATCTACGCGTTCGGCGGCGAACACGGGCATCACACTCTGCACCTTCAGCAGACCGACATGCACGTGTACGACCCCGCGACCGACACCTGGACGCAGCTGGCAAGCATGCCGCTCGGCAAGAGCCACATCGAGTCCGGAAGCTTCGTCCTGGACGGCAAGATCGTCATGGCCGGTGGCCAGACCGACAACTTCGATTCGACAACAAGCGTCGTCGCGTACGACCCCTCGGCCAACGCCTGGACGACACTCGCACCGCTTCCGGTGCAGCGCCAGGGTTCGGTCATTCGCGCCGTCGGCAACGCCGTCTACATGGTTACCGGTGCCGTCTACACGGCCGGGCCGCTGAGCACGGTCTTCGTGGGACAGTTGCCCGGAACGACGACACAAACGACCGTCCCGCTGCGACTGGGTGCGACGCCATCGGGATCGGGCGGCATGGCTTCCACGTCTCAGCAGGCGACTGCACGCATGAACGGTGCGGTCTTCGGCAAGACGGTCTACACAGTCGCCGACGACGGTACGGTTCTGGCCCGCAGCCTGACCAGCAACGTCGCCCGCGAAGTGGCGCCGGCCTCGGCCCGCGCGGTGGCAGGTACTGTCGGCTCGGTGATCGCCGTCGGGCGGAAGCTGTGGGTGTTCGGCGGCGACGGCGATGCGGCCGGAAAAGTACAGTCGTTCAATACCCGCAATGCACGCTGGTCCAAGCCCAAGTCGATGCCGTTTGCCGCCGTCGATCCGGCGGTGACTGCCGATGGCAAGTCGGTCTACGTCGTCGGCGGGATCGTTCAGGGCAAGGCATCCAATGCGGGTGCCCGGTTCAACACCGCCAGCGGAAAATGGACCCTGATCTCCGACATGCCGCTTGCCCGCGGCAGCGCCTCGGCGCTGGCCAGCAGCGATCGGCTCTATGTCAGCGCAGGGATTACGACCGACGAAAACGGCAACATCTCTCCCGTCACCGACGACAGTCTCCAGGTGTACGACCGCAAGACCAAAAAATGGTCGGCGTTCGGCGCGGCGGGTTGGCCGGCTCATCCGCCAGGTTGTGGCTGTGGCTGCGCCGGCGGCGTGGCGTACGGCGGGTAG